In Fibrobacter sp. UWB15, the following are encoded in one genomic region:
- a CDS encoding DNA alkylation repair protein codes for MTPAELVKRLLAEQDLKYRDFHASLLPNIDKKSIIGVRVPTMRKIAKEFAAVDVAKFLDKLPHKYFEENQVHLFVVERIKDFDECLYRIEQFLPYIDNWAVCDGKSPKALLKDETRFVSCIEKWLKSKPPYTVRFGVNMLMNFFLDERFDQRFLKWVAAIDESLFNDDGRAECPTDRYYVQMVIAWYMATALAKQWDATFPYIRGRKLSPWIHAKSIQKACESYRITQEQKEILRGLK; via the coding sequence ATGACTCCCGCCGAACTTGTCAAGCGCCTGTTGGCCGAACAGGATTTGAAGTACCGCGATTTTCACGCATCGCTGTTGCCGAACATCGACAAAAAATCGATTATCGGCGTGCGCGTGCCCACCATGCGAAAGATTGCGAAGGAGTTCGCGGCGGTCGATGTCGCCAAGTTTTTGGACAAACTGCCGCACAAGTACTTCGAAGAAAACCAGGTGCACCTTTTTGTGGTCGAGCGCATCAAGGATTTTGACGAATGCCTGTACCGCATCGAACAGTTCTTGCCCTACATTGACAACTGGGCAGTTTGCGATGGTAAGTCACCAAAGGCGTTGCTCAAGGATGAAACGCGGTTCGTGTCGTGCATCGAAAAATGGCTCAAGTCAAAGCCCCCTTACACGGTTCGCTTCGGCGTGAACATGCTCATGAACTTTTTCCTGGACGAGCGATTCGACCAGCGATTCTTAAAATGGGTCGCGGCTATCGATGAATCTCTGTTTAATGACGACGGCCGCGCGGAATGTCCCACCGACCGCTACTACGTGCAAATGGTCATCGCCTGGTACATGGCGACGGCGCTTGCCAAGCAATGGGACGCGACATTCCCCTACATCAGGGGCCGCAAACTTTCCCCCTGGATTCACGCGAAATCCATCCAGAAAGCCTGCGAAAGCTACCGCATCACGCAGGAGCAAAAAGAAATCCTGCGTGGGTTGAAATAG
- a CDS encoding bile acid:sodium symporter family protein, with protein MKNLRAILMPIAILLGILLPQAHVLSPLMPFLIGTMMFLTFVTKIPPQTHGYTFKIEIRALVVSLILVAAIAGIVKLFDLPREVLLGGAIIALCPPANAAPAMAKMLGGSASLALKIFLSGNLIACFSIPLVFGYLTGTDAGLSEIAMKIFNTIQPIISIPLAFALGLRAFYPELADRAAKYQKYTMFVWTFSVFVILAKASYDIREMGFTELWNSGKLPMMAGISLVLCVLLFSLGWFVERNRRPIESSQSMGQKNTTLVIWIATLYAGPVVALAPTCYVVWQNLVLSWMSARIKPKEPTQTGIAKSE; from the coding sequence ATGAAGAATTTACGTGCCATTTTGATGCCGATTGCGATTTTGCTCGGGATTTTGCTCCCGCAGGCGCACGTGCTTTCGCCGTTAATGCCGTTTTTGATTGGTACCATGATGTTTTTGACGTTTGTGACGAAAATTCCGCCACAGACGCATGGTTACACGTTTAAAATTGAAATCCGCGCCCTGGTGGTGAGCCTGATTCTGGTCGCCGCTATCGCGGGCATCGTAAAGCTTTTCGACCTCCCGCGCGAGGTGCTTTTGGGTGGCGCCATCATTGCACTTTGCCCGCCTGCAAACGCTGCCCCTGCCATGGCCAAGATGCTCGGCGGTTCGGCCTCGCTTGCGTTAAAGATTTTCTTGAGCGGGAACCTGATTGCCTGCTTTTCGATTCCCCTTGTGTTCGGTTACCTGACCGGCACCGATGCGGGCCTCTCTGAAATCGCGATGAAGATTTTCAATACGATTCAGCCCATCATCAGCATTCCGCTTGCGTTTGCGCTTGGCCTGCGGGCATTTTACCCGGAACTTGCCGACCGTGCTGCCAAATACCAGAAGTACACCATGTTCGTGTGGACGTTCTCGGTATTCGTGATTTTGGCGAAGGCGAGCTATGACATCCGCGAAATGGGATTTACGGAACTTTGGAATAGCGGTAAGCTCCCGATGATGGCGGGAATTTCGCTGGTACTTTGCGTGCTGCTCTTTTCGCTCGGCTGGTTTGTCGAAAGAAACCGTCGCCCCATCGAAAGCTCCCAAAGCATGGGCCAGAAGAATACGACGCTCGTCATCTGGATTGCCACTTTGTATGCGGGCCCCGTCGTGGCGCTCGCCCCCACGTGCTACGTGGTGTGGCAGAATCTGGTTCTCAGCTGGATGAGCGCAAGGATCAAGCCGAAGGAACCTACACAAACAGGAATCGCAAAATCGGAATAA